From one uncultured Paludibacter sp. genomic stretch:
- a CDS encoding conserved hypothetical protein (Evidence 4 : Unknown function but conserved in other organisms), producing the protein MKKFILHSLLFICIMITIALLSLFFIPNKKIVNNSLYANIDKHRRLDSLSSPKIIFVGGSNFAYGVDSKRVEDSLKLSVVNMGLHAGFGLKFMINEVKLSIRKGDIVVLSPEYHHFFKGEMLNGEKVLIALLFDVNRNDLKYLTFSQTLNLIPQTIEYSISKLMSKQMDVMGEGNGENYEKKFKRNSFNKYGDEVMHWNYPNETIKTMATPTYLDKVFPETMKLILDFNKFVKGRGAKLIIIPPAFMHSSYNDYKKIIDKIDHRLKEQNTPFKIKPHNFVFPDTLFFNTIYHLNRKGVEQRTDSIISLLKE; encoded by the coding sequence ATGAAGAAATTTATTTTACATAGTTTGCTTTTTATTTGTATTATGATTACAATTGCGTTATTGTCTTTATTTTTTATTCCAAATAAAAAAATTGTGAACAATTCATTATATGCAAACATTGACAAGCATCGTCGCCTAGATTCATTGTCTTCGCCAAAAATTATTTTTGTAGGTGGTTCCAATTTTGCGTATGGAGTGGATAGTAAAAGGGTGGAAGACTCCTTAAAACTGTCGGTGGTAAATATGGGTCTTCACGCGGGATTTGGTTTGAAATTTATGATTAACGAGGTAAAATTATCAATAAGAAAAGGAGATATTGTCGTACTTTCACCTGAATATCATCACTTCTTTAAAGGTGAAATGCTGAACGGTGAAAAAGTTCTTATAGCATTATTATTCGATGTGAATAGAAATGACCTAAAATATCTTACTTTTTCTCAAACTCTAAACTTAATTCCTCAAACAATAGAATATTCCATATCAAAACTTATGAGTAAGCAAATGGATGTAATGGGTGAAGGAAATGGAGAAAACTACGAAAAAAAGTTCAAACGAAATTCATTCAATAAGTACGGTGATGAGGTTATGCATTGGAACTATCCGAATGAAACAATAAAAACAATGGCAACCCCTACCTATTTAGATAAAGTGTTTCCTGAAACAATGAAATTAATTCTCGATTTTAATAAATTTGTAAAAGGAAGAGGCGCTAAACTTATTATAATTCCTCCCGCATTTATGCACTCTTCATACAATGATTATAAAAAAATAATTGATAAAATAGACCATAGACTTAAAGAGCAAAACACTCCCTTTAAAATTAAACCACATAACTTTGTGTTTCCCGATACATTATTTTTCAATACAATTTACCACTTAAATAGAAAAGGAGTGGAGCAAAGAACCGATTCTATTATCTCATTATTAAAAGAGTAA
- a CDS encoding putative Glycosyl transferase, group 2 family (Evidence 3 : Putative function from multiple computational evidences), translated as MNKKGEDTTPSVSVLMPVYNVEKYVAEAIENILNQTFTDFELILLDDCSPDKSADIIHTFKDDRIVYHRNEKNLGLANNLNIGLKLAKGKYIARADSDDISLQTRLETQINFLELHPDIDLCSCGLQMFGQENAVWIRESDPEQVKITMMFYSPVLHATSVWRRESFEKNNLYYDQNSFPAEDYDLWSRAIFFCRLVNIPQVLYKYRIHGIQVTKTDDRVTDRDRKIKIAFLHKALPSLRKENIEDFIDKFIQKQGVSIQNINSLKSIYKSALEANKKERFFNQELLETRLKRYYQNVLFELLKNEKEYLKNINLLKDLRLKQIFKIFI; from the coding sequence ATGAATAAAAAAGGAGAAGATACAACCCCTTCAGTTTCTGTGCTTATGCCCGTATATAATGTTGAAAAGTACGTGGCGGAAGCGATAGAAAACATTTTAAATCAAACTTTTACCGATTTTGAGTTGATATTGTTAGACGATTGTTCGCCTGATAAAAGCGCTGATATTATACATACATTCAAAGACGATCGCATTGTTTATCATCGGAACGAAAAAAATTTAGGTTTAGCGAATAATTTGAACATTGGGTTGAAATTAGCCAAGGGAAAATACATAGCTCGTGCCGACAGTGATGATATTTCGTTGCAAACAAGATTGGAAACGCAAATAAATTTTCTTGAATTGCATCCCGATATTGATTTGTGCTCGTGCGGTTTGCAAATGTTTGGACAGGAAAATGCGGTTTGGATACGCGAAAGCGATCCTGAACAAGTGAAAATAACGATGATGTTTTATTCTCCCGTTCTACACGCAACTTCGGTTTGGAGAAGAGAGTCTTTTGAAAAAAATAATTTATATTACGACCAAAATTCTTTCCCTGCAGAAGATTACGACCTTTGGAGCAGAGCTATTTTCTTTTGTAGATTGGTAAATATTCCGCAAGTGCTTTATAAATATCGTATTCACGGTATTCAGGTTACAAAAACGGATGATAGAGTAACCGATAGGGATAGAAAAATAAAAATAGCTTTTTTACATAAAGCGCTGCCGTCATTACGAAAGGAGAATATTGAAGATTTTATTGATAAATTTATTCAAAAACAAGGTGTAAGCATTCAAAATATAAACTCTCTAAAATCAATTTATAAGTCAGCGCTTGAGGCGAATAAAAAAGAAAGATTTTTTAATCAAGAACTTTTGGAAACAAGATTGAAAAGATATTATCAAAATGTGTTGTTTGAGTTGTTGAAAAACGAAAAAGAATACTTGAAGAACATCAATTTATTGAAAGATTTAAGATTAAAACAAATATTCAAAATATTTATTTAA
- a CDS encoding Membrane bound O-acyl transferase MBOAT family protein: MLFNSIQFAVFFPVVFLLYWFATGKKYKIQNILLLISSYYFYGCWNWHFLFLLIFSTGLDYFTGLMMADASNKRKKQIWFWLSVCVNLGFLGVFKYYNFFIDSFADLLATFGLKAHFSTLQVILPVGISFYTFHGLSYVIDIYNNRIKPERNFINYSVFVCFFPLLVAGPIERATHLLPQITKDRVFDYTKAVDGLRQILWGLFKKIVIADNCAIIVNNVFDNYKHQSASNLLLGALLFAFQIYGDFSGYSDIALGTARLLGIELLRNFGFPYFSRDIAEFWRRWHISLTTWFRDYLYIPLGGSRGTKWMSIRNTFVIFLVSGFWHGANWTFITWGAFHAILFMPLLIFGRNRLHTNSVAEGKLFPTFKELAQMIVTFVFVLIGWIFFRAPSLSVASHYIFSLFSLSLFTLPTYKLTILGFFIAIFLAVEWIQREKKHGLAQIESLVKYHSIRWAFYVLIILSIIQFGGKSETFIYFQF, translated from the coding sequence ATGCTTTTTAACTCGATACAATTTGCCGTTTTTTTTCCTGTGGTTTTTTTGTTGTATTGGTTTGCAACAGGTAAAAAATATAAAATACAAAATATATTGTTGTTGATTTCAAGTTACTATTTTTATGGCTGCTGGAATTGGCACTTTCTCTTTTTATTGATTTTCTCCACGGGATTAGATTATTTTACTGGATTGATGATGGCAGATGCTTCAAATAAACGTAAAAAGCAAATATGGTTTTGGTTAAGTGTTTGTGTAAATCTTGGTTTTTTAGGTGTGTTTAAATATTATAATTTCTTTATCGATTCTTTTGCGGATTTATTAGCTACATTTGGATTAAAAGCCCATTTTAGTACGCTTCAAGTTATTTTACCTGTTGGAATATCTTTTTATACCTTTCATGGTTTATCTTATGTTATTGATATTTATAACAATAGAATAAAACCGGAGAGAAATTTTATAAACTATTCGGTTTTTGTATGCTTTTTTCCTTTATTGGTAGCAGGTCCAATTGAACGTGCAACGCACTTGCTTCCACAGATTACAAAAGATAGAGTTTTTGATTATACAAAAGCTGTAGATGGCTTACGACAAATTCTTTGGGGATTATTTAAAAAAATAGTTATTGCCGATAATTGTGCAATAATAGTAAATAATGTTTTTGACAACTATAAACATCAATCAGCAAGTAATTTATTGCTTGGTGCATTGCTTTTTGCATTTCAAATCTACGGTGATTTCTCTGGTTATTCAGATATTGCTCTTGGAACAGCAAGGTTGCTTGGGATAGAATTACTTCGTAACTTTGGTTTTCCTTACTTTTCGCGTGATATTGCAGAATTTTGGCGACGTTGGCATATTTCATTAACGACTTGGTTTAGAGATTATTTATATATTCCGCTTGGAGGGAGCAGAGGAACAAAATGGATGTCGATACGTAACACTTTTGTCATTTTCCTGGTGAGTGGATTTTGGCATGGAGCAAATTGGACATTTATAACTTGGGGGGCATTTCATGCAATACTATTTATGCCTTTGCTTATTTTTGGACGAAACAGATTGCATACTAATTCTGTCGCAGAAGGAAAACTGTTCCCAACTTTTAAAGAATTGGCACAAATGATAGTAACTTTTGTGTTTGTTCTTATTGGTTGGATTTTTTTCCGAGCTCCATCTTTATCTGTAGCTTCTCATTACATATTTTCACTATTCTCATTATCGCTATTCACACTTCCTACATATAAACTAACTATACTTGGTTTTTTTATAGCTATTTTCTTAGCTGTTGAATGGATTCAGCGAGAGAAAAAACACGGATTAGCCCAAATAGAATCATTAGTAAAATATCATTCTATAAGATGGGCTTTTTATGTTTTGATTATTTTGAGCATCATACAATTTGGAGGAAAATCTGAAACATTTATTTATTTTCAGTTTTAA
- a CDS encoding Glycosyl transferase, family 2/glycosyl transferase family 8 yields MKNLFSIIIPVYNVEKYLRECLDSVLMQNYTEFEVICVNDGSTDKSLNILNEYKTKYNNLIVIDKKNSGTAAARNEGMRAAKGEYIWFVDSDDWILPDALSVLDEKLKANHPEILCFNGKLKYESNGKEEEDTGVTENNLNGWEYYNKYALTSRKFHFVCVVLRLYKREFLLKNNLFFESGIAHEDNLWVPKVMYYTNSVDCIPHTLYVYRIRSGSKMQTFSEEKIFDIIKVANKLSDFFIPKADIDKTTVYREIAGEYFTVYMSPKADVYGKDYSKVKQLINWSSFREVSVYPRHKRIYKLLKVHPIAFRIYIKMEQMLKESR; encoded by the coding sequence ATGAAAAACCTTTTTTCCATTATTATCCCTGTTTATAACGTAGAAAAATATCTACGGGAATGTTTAGACTCAGTATTAATGCAAAATTATACAGAGTTTGAAGTAATTTGTGTAAACGATGGTTCTACAGATAAAAGTTTGAATATATTAAATGAATATAAAACAAAATACAATAATTTAATTGTTATTGATAAAAAAAACAGTGGAACTGCTGCAGCTCGAAATGAGGGAATGAGAGCAGCAAAAGGAGAATATATTTGGTTTGTGGATAGTGATGATTGGATTTTACCCGATGCACTTTCTGTTTTGGATGAAAAACTAAAAGCAAACCACCCCGAAATTCTATGCTTTAATGGAAAATTAAAATATGAATCTAACGGAAAAGAAGAAGAAGATACAGGAGTAACTGAAAATAATTTAAACGGTTGGGAATATTATAATAAATACGCGTTAACAAGTAGAAAATTTCATTTTGTATGCGTAGTGTTGCGATTATATAAGAGGGAATTTTTACTGAAAAATAATCTTTTTTTTGAATCCGGAATTGCCCACGAAGACAACCTTTGGGTTCCAAAAGTAATGTACTATACTAATTCAGTAGACTGTATTCCACATACTTTGTATGTTTACAGAATCAGGAGCGGTTCAAAAATGCAAACATTTTCCGAGGAAAAAATTTTTGATATAATCAAAGTTGCCAATAAACTATCCGATTTCTTTATCCCCAAAGCAGATATTGATAAAACAACGGTTTACAGAGAAATTGCCGGAGAATATTTTACTGTTTATATGTCGCCCAAAGCAGATGTGTACGGTAAAGACTATTCAAAAGTAAAACAGCTGATAAATTGGTCAAGTTTTAGAGAAGTGAGCGTGTACCCTAGGCACAAAAGAATATATAAATTATTAAAAGTTCATCCTATCGCTTTTAGAATTTATATTAAAATGGAGCAGATGTTAAAAGAAAGTAGATAA
- a CDS encoding putative acetyltransferase (Evidence 3 : Putative function from multiple computational evidences), with amino-acid sequence MMKKYKNISLINTLRIYFHTKSKGKNIVIAHRKTKCNIHNSASVFLEKGKLIINKSWSKNDPFYSYLFMAENSVLKVSGSFDIYTGAKIYINKKAQLILGNGYINHNLNLSCFEKIEIGKGVVISENVTIRDSDNHTIKENKTSTTQPVKIGNHVWIGVNATILKGVRIGDGAIIAAGAVVNSDIPEKCLAGGIPAKIIKENIEWE; translated from the coding sequence ATGATGAAAAAATACAAAAATATATCATTAATAAATACTTTGAGAATTTACTTTCATACAAAATCCAAAGGAAAAAATATTGTAATTGCTCATAGAAAAACAAAATGTAATATTCATAACTCCGCTTCTGTTTTTTTAGAAAAAGGAAAATTAATCATCAATAAAAGTTGGTCGAAAAATGATCCTTTTTATAGCTACCTATTTATGGCAGAAAATTCAGTTCTAAAAGTATCCGGAAGTTTTGATATTTACACCGGAGCAAAAATATACATTAACAAAAAAGCGCAACTTATTTTAGGAAACGGCTACATTAATCACAACCTGAATTTAAGTTGCTTTGAAAAAATTGAGATAGGCAAAGGAGTGGTAATAAGTGAAAATGTTACAATAAGAGATAGTGATAACCACACAATTAAAGAAAATAAAACAAGTACAACACAACCGGTAAAAATTGGAAATCACGTTTGGATAGGCGTTAATGCAACTATATTAAAAGGAGTAAGGATAGGAGACGGTGCAATTATTGCGGCAGGAGCTGTTGTGAATTCTGATATTCCTGAAAAATGTTTAGCTGGAGGAATTCCCGCAAAAATAATTAAAGAAAATATCGAGTGGGAATGA
- a CDS encoding Sugar transporter produces the protein MSKLDKSIKNARVAFLFYFITLVISFVSRKIFIETLGTELVGLSATMQNILGFLNLAELGIYSAVSYSLYKPIVDKNHNEINRIISLFGYLYRVVGLAILGVGIIVSIFLPLIFKKSDLSWIFIYGAYYTFLSVTLFTYFNNFRQVLLAADQKNYIVTEVTNYAVLFKVILQIVYLKYLHGNYIGWLVLEFVFGLFTRWWTNHRVIKEYPWLKINLKEGKHLLKEYPVIRKNIKDLFIHKIAEFAGGQADNILIFAFASLSTVTLYTNYTMITKRIATLVISTLGSNLAGVGHVIAEGNIRKTTNLFKEFNGLFFFIGGLLVYVLYYMTNPFIALWLGDKFILTESVFLLILFNAYVTFTRSSILFFVNGYGLYKDNIAALMEAAIKLGASIILGYFYGLFGVLLGTMLSSLSIICIWKPYFLFREGFKMSVWNYWKDVTIYLLLFVISIIILLPLHKFLFQNTSYLYLLLNALIIFVTFALIYGVLMYFFGAGVKQVSVRLTNKFLRKKKQN, from the coding sequence ATGTCCAAACTTGATAAAAGCATAAAAAACGCCCGAGTAGCATTTTTATTCTACTTTATTACACTCGTTATTTCTTTCGTTTCGCGTAAAATCTTTATCGAAACGCTGGGAACAGAATTAGTGGGATTAAGTGCAACGATGCAGAATATTCTGGGATTTTTGAATTTGGCAGAGTTGGGAATTTATTCTGCCGTTTCTTATTCTCTGTATAAACCGATTGTAGATAAAAATCATAACGAAATAAATCGTATTATTTCTCTTTTTGGATATTTGTATCGTGTGGTAGGATTGGCAATTCTTGGAGTTGGTATTATTGTTTCCATTTTCTTACCCTTGATTTTTAAAAAGTCCGATTTAAGTTGGATTTTTATTTATGGAGCATACTACACATTTTTATCGGTAACACTTTTTACTTATTTCAATAATTTTCGTCAGGTTTTACTTGCTGCCGATCAAAAAAACTACATTGTCACAGAAGTTACCAATTACGCAGTTTTATTTAAAGTAATACTGCAAATTGTTTATTTGAAATATTTGCACGGGAATTACATAGGTTGGTTGGTTTTAGAATTTGTATTCGGACTTTTTACCCGTTGGTGGACAAATCATCGGGTAATAAAAGAATATCCCTGGCTTAAAATAAATCTTAAGGAAGGAAAACATCTGCTTAAAGAATATCCTGTAATCAGAAAAAACATCAAAGACCTTTTTATTCACAAAATTGCGGAATTTGCCGGAGGACAAGCGGATAATATACTGATTTTTGCATTTGCGTCTTTATCTACTGTAACATTATACACCAACTATACAATGATAACAAAACGCATTGCAACGTTGGTTATTTCTACATTGGGTTCAAATTTAGCAGGAGTTGGGCACGTGATTGCGGAAGGAAATATAAGAAAAACCACAAATCTTTTCAAAGAATTCAACGGTTTGTTTTTCTTTATTGGAGGTTTATTAGTTTATGTATTGTATTATATGACCAATCCGTTCATTGCGCTTTGGTTAGGAGATAAATTTATATTGACCGAGAGTGTTTTTCTTTTGATTTTATTTAACGCATATGTAACTTTTACAAGATCGTCAATTTTATTTTTTGTAAACGGTTATGGTTTGTACAAAGACAATATCGCCGCTTTAATGGAAGCGGCAATCAAATTGGGAGCTTCAATTATTTTAGGTTATTTTTATGGTTTGTTTGGCGTGTTACTTGGAACAATGTTAAGTTCTCTATCTATTATTTGTATTTGGAAACCTTATTTTCTTTTCCGTGAAGGATTTAAAATGTCGGTATGGAATTATTGGAAAGATGTGACGATTTATTTATTATTATTTGTAATTTCAATAATCATTCTTTTACCCTTACATAAGTTTTTATTCCAAAATACGTCATATCTATACCTTTTACTTAACGCTTTAATTATTTTTGTTACATTTGCGTTGATTTATGGAGTTTTAATGTATTTCTTTGGAGCCGGTGTAAAACAAGTTTCGGTAAGATTAACGAATAAATTCTTGAGAAAAAAGAAACAAAATTAA